The Streptomyces spororaveus genome includes a region encoding these proteins:
- a CDS encoding acyl-CoA dehydrogenase, with product MAGSADFDLYRPAEEHDMLRESVRSLAEAKILPFAAAVDEESRFPQEALDALVSSDLHAVHVPETYGGAGADALATVIVIEEVARVCASSSLIPAVNKLGSLPVILSGSEELKAKYLGPLAKGDAMFSYALSEPDAGSDAAGMKTRAVRDGDFWVLNGVKRWITNAGVSEYYTVMAVTDPEKRSKGISAFVVEKSDEGVSFGAPEKKLGIKGSPTREVYLDNVRIPADRMIGAEGTGFATAMKTLDHTRITIAAQALGIAQGALDYAKGYVQERKQFGKPIGDFQGVQFMLADMAMKIEAARQLTYSAAAKSERVSAGGDKEDLTFFGAAAKCFASDVAMEVTTDAVQLLGGYGYTRDYPVERMMRDAKITQIYEGTNQVQRIVMARNLP from the coding sequence TTGGCGGGTTCTGCCGACTTCGACCTGTACCGCCCGGCCGAGGAGCACGACATGCTCCGCGAGTCGGTCCGCTCGCTCGCCGAGGCGAAGATCCTGCCGTTCGCGGCCGCGGTCGACGAGGAGTCCCGCTTCCCGCAGGAGGCCCTGGACGCCCTGGTCTCCAGCGACCTGCACGCCGTCCACGTGCCCGAGACCTACGGCGGCGCCGGCGCCGACGCCCTCGCCACCGTGATCGTGATCGAGGAGGTGGCCCGTGTCTGCGCCTCCTCCTCCCTCATCCCGGCCGTGAACAAGCTCGGCTCGCTCCCGGTGATCCTCTCCGGTTCCGAGGAGCTCAAGGCCAAGTACCTGGGCCCCCTCGCCAAGGGCGACGCGATGTTCTCGTACGCGCTCTCCGAGCCGGACGCGGGCTCCGACGCCGCCGGCATGAAGACCCGCGCCGTGCGCGACGGGGACTTCTGGGTGCTCAACGGCGTCAAGCGCTGGATCACCAACGCGGGCGTCTCCGAGTACTACACGGTCATGGCCGTCACCGACCCCGAGAAGCGCTCCAAGGGCATTAGCGCCTTCGTCGTCGAGAAGTCCGACGAGGGTGTCTCCTTCGGCGCCCCGGAGAAGAAGCTCGGCATCAAGGGCTCCCCGACGCGCGAGGTCTACCTCGACAACGTCCGGATCCCCGCCGACCGCATGATCGGCGCCGAGGGCACCGGCTTCGCCACCGCGATGAAGACCCTGGACCACACCCGCATCACCATCGCGGCCCAGGCGCTCGGCATCGCCCAGGGCGCCCTGGACTACGCCAAGGGCTACGTCCAGGAGCGCAAGCAGTTCGGCAAGCCGATCGGCGACTTCCAGGGCGTGCAGTTCATGCTCGCGGACATGGCCATGAAGATCGAGGCCGCCCGCCAGCTGACCTACTCGGCCGCGGCCAAGTCCGAGCGCGTCTCCGCCGGAGGTGACAAGGAGGACCTGACCTTCTTCGGCGCCGCGGCCAAGTGCTTCGCCTCCGACGTGGCCATGGAGGTCACCACGGACGCCGTCCAGCTCCTCGGCGGCTACGGCTACACCCGTGACTACCCGGTCGAGCGCATGATGCGCGACGCCAAGATCACCCAGATCTACGAGGGCACGAACCAGGTCCAGCGGATC
- a CDS encoding UDP-glucose dehydrogenase family protein, which translates to MAPLRITVIGTGYLGATHAAAMAELGFEVLGLDVVPEKIEMLSSGRVPMYEPGLEELLAKHVAGLPGATGRLRFTTSYEEVGAFGDVHFVCVNTPQKHGEYACDMSYVDAAMASLAPHLTRPVLVVGKSTVPVGSAERLAVKLAELAPAGADVELAWNPEFLREGFAVADTLHPDRIVIGVQGERGEKVLREVYETPMSEGTPLVVTDFPTAELVKTAANSFLATKISFINAMAEVCEAAGGDVVKLAEAIGYDERIGAKFLRAGIGFGGGCLPKDIRAFMARAGELGADQALTFLREVDSINMRRRGHMVELAREAVGGSFLGKRVAVLGATFKPDSDDVRDSPALNVAGQIHLQGGQVTVYDPKGMDNARRVFPTLGYADSALAAARGAEVVLHLTEWREFRDLDPAELAGVVTDRLVLDGRNALDPVRWRAAGWTYRAMGRPRA; encoded by the coding sequence ATGGCCCCCCTCAGGATCACTGTGATCGGCACCGGATACCTCGGTGCGACCCACGCCGCCGCGATGGCGGAGCTGGGATTCGAGGTGCTGGGACTGGACGTGGTGCCCGAGAAGATCGAGATGCTGTCCTCCGGCCGGGTCCCGATGTACGAGCCCGGGCTGGAGGAACTGCTGGCCAAGCACGTGGCCGGACTGCCCGGCGCCACGGGGCGGCTGCGGTTCACGACCTCCTACGAGGAGGTCGGCGCGTTCGGCGACGTCCACTTCGTCTGCGTGAACACTCCGCAGAAGCACGGCGAGTACGCCTGCGACATGTCCTACGTCGACGCCGCGATGGCCTCGCTGGCCCCGCACCTGACCCGGCCGGTCCTGGTCGTCGGCAAGTCCACGGTGCCGGTGGGCTCGGCGGAGCGGCTCGCGGTGAAGCTCGCGGAGCTGGCCCCGGCGGGCGCGGACGTGGAGCTGGCCTGGAACCCGGAATTCCTGCGGGAGGGCTTCGCGGTCGCTGACACCCTGCACCCCGACCGGATCGTGATCGGCGTCCAGGGCGAGCGCGGCGAGAAGGTGCTGCGGGAGGTGTACGAGACGCCGATGTCGGAGGGGACCCCGCTGGTCGTCACCGACTTCCCGACCGCGGAACTGGTGAAGACCGCTGCCAACTCCTTCCTCGCCACCAAGATCTCCTTCATCAACGCCATGGCGGAGGTGTGCGAGGCCGCCGGCGGTGACGTGGTCAAGCTGGCCGAGGCCATCGGCTACGACGAGCGGATCGGCGCGAAGTTCCTGCGCGCCGGGATCGGCTTCGGCGGTGGCTGCCTGCCCAAGGACATCCGGGCCTTCATGGCGCGCGCCGGCGAGCTCGGCGCCGACCAGGCGCTGACCTTCCTGCGCGAGGTCGACTCCATCAACATGCGGCGCCGCGGGCACATGGTGGAGCTGGCCCGGGAGGCCGTGGGCGGTTCGTTCCTCGGCAAGCGGGTCGCCGTGCTCGGCGCCACCTTCAAGCCGGACTCGGACGACGTCCGGGACTCCCCCGCGCTGAACGTGGCCGGGCAGATCCACCTCCAGGGCGGCCAGGTCACCGTCTACGACCCCAAGGGCATGGACAACGCCCGCCGCGTCTTCCCGACGCTGGGGTACGCGGACTCCGCGCTCGCGGCGGCCCGGGGCGCGGAGGTGGTCCTGCACCTCACCGAGTGGCGCGAGTTCCGCGACCTCGACCCCGCCGAGCTCGCCGGGGTCGTCACCGACCGCCTCGTCCTGGACGGCCGCAACGCGCTGGATCCCGTGCGGTGGCGTGCCGCGGGCTGGACGTACCGCGCGATGGGCCGCCCCCGCGCCTAG
- a CDS encoding dipeptidase: MSAAQRLEEARELLAAHPVVDGHNDLPWALREQVRYDLARRDIAGDQSAHLHTDIPRLRAGGVGAQFWSVYVRSDYAGDEAVSATLEQIDVVTQLIDRYPGDLVRALTADDMEAARADGRIASLMGAEGGHSINNSLATLRALHQLGVRYMTLTHNDTIDWADSATDEPRHGGLTDFGREVVREMNRVGMLVDLSHVAATTMRDAIAVSAAPVVFSHSSARAVCDHPRNIPDDVLAMLPGNGGVAMATFVPKFILPAAVEWTLAADENLRAHGFHHLDTTPEAMALHRAFEAERPRPVATAATVADHLEHMREVAGIDHIGIGGDYDGTAFTPSGLDDVAGYPNLVAELLARGWSKADLAKLTWSNAVRVLRDAEAVARDLSASRGPSNAVIR; encoded by the coding sequence GTGAGCGCGGCGCAGCGCCTGGAAGAGGCGCGTGAGCTGCTGGCCGCCCACCCCGTCGTGGACGGCCACAACGACCTGCCCTGGGCGCTGCGCGAGCAGGTGCGCTACGACCTGGCGCGACGGGACATCGCGGGCGACCAGTCCGCCCACCTGCACACCGACATCCCCCGGCTGCGCGCCGGCGGGGTCGGCGCGCAGTTCTGGTCCGTCTACGTACGGTCCGACTACGCCGGTGACGAGGCGGTCAGCGCCACCCTGGAGCAGATCGACGTCGTCACCCAGCTGATCGACCGTTACCCCGGCGACCTCGTGCGGGCGCTGACGGCCGACGACATGGAGGCGGCCCGCGCCGACGGCCGGATCGCCTCGCTGATGGGTGCCGAGGGCGGCCACTCCATCAACAACTCGCTGGCCACCCTGCGCGCCCTGCACCAGCTGGGCGTGCGGTACATGACGCTCACGCACAACGACACGATCGACTGGGCGGACTCGGCGACCGACGAGCCCCGGCACGGCGGTCTGACCGACTTCGGCCGCGAGGTCGTCCGCGAGATGAACCGCGTCGGCATGCTGGTGGACCTCTCGCACGTCGCCGCGACGACGATGCGGGACGCGATCGCGGTCTCGGCCGCGCCGGTGGTCTTCTCGCACTCCTCGGCGCGCGCGGTCTGCGACCACCCGCGCAACATCCCCGACGACGTGCTGGCCATGCTGCCGGGCAACGGCGGGGTGGCGATGGCCACCTTCGTACCGAAGTTCATCCTCCCGGCGGCGGTCGAGTGGACCCTGGCCGCGGACGAGAACCTGCGGGCGCACGGTTTCCACCACCTGGACACCACCCCCGAGGCGATGGCCCTGCACCGGGCCTTCGAGGCGGAGCGCCCGCGCCCGGTGGCCACGGCCGCGACGGTGGCCGACCACCTGGAGCACATGCGCGAGGTGGCCGGCATCGACCACATCGGCATCGGCGGGGACTACGACGGCACGGCCTTCACCCCGTCCGGCCTGGACGATGTGGCGGGCTACCCGAACCTCGTCGCCGAGCTGCTCGCGCGCGGCTGGTCCAAGGCCGACCTGGCCAAGCTGACCTGGTCCAACGCGGTACGGGTGCTGCGCGACGCGGAGGCGGTCGCCCGCGACCTCTCGGCCTCCCGGGGCCCGTCGAACGCGGTGATCCGGTAG
- the purE gene encoding 5-(carboxyamino)imidazole ribonucleotide mutase: MSTTSAAPVIGIVMGSDSDWPVMEAAAQALDEFEIPYEVDVVSAHRMPREMIEYGERAADRGLKAIIAGAGGAAHLPGMLASVTPLPVIGVPVPLKYLDGMDSLLSIVQMPAGVPVATVSVAGARNAGLLAVRMLAAHDTELLARMREFQQELNDQATEKGKRLRTKVASAESFGFGK; the protein is encoded by the coding sequence ATGAGCACCACCTCCGCAGCCCCCGTCATCGGCATCGTGATGGGATCCGACTCGGACTGGCCCGTCATGGAGGCGGCCGCCCAGGCCCTGGACGAGTTCGAGATCCCCTACGAGGTCGACGTCGTGTCCGCCCACCGGATGCCGCGCGAGATGATCGAGTACGGGGAGCGGGCCGCCGACCGCGGGCTGAAGGCGATCATCGCGGGTGCGGGCGGCGCCGCCCACCTGCCCGGCATGCTCGCCTCGGTCACCCCGCTGCCGGTCATCGGTGTGCCGGTGCCGCTGAAGTACCTCGACGGCATGGACTCGCTGCTGTCGATCGTCCAGATGCCGGCCGGGGTGCCCGTCGCCACCGTCTCGGTCGCCGGCGCGCGCAACGCGGGCCTGCTGGCCGTACGGATGCTGGCCGCCCACGACACCGAGCTGCTGGCCCGGATGCGCGAGTTCCAGCAGGAGCTCAACGACCAGGCCACCGAGAAGGGCAAGCGGCTGCGTACGAAGGTCGCGAGCGCGGAGTCCTTCGGGTTCGGGAAGTGA
- a CDS encoding 5-(carboxyamino)imidazole ribonucleotide synthase translates to MTFPVVGMVGGGQLARMTHEAGIPLGIRFKLLSDTPQDSAAQVVSDVVIGDYRDLETLRAFARGCDVITFDHEHVPMEHLRALEADGIPVRPGPDALVHAQDKGVMRAKLDEIGAPSPRHRIVSDPDDVAAFADEVGGFPVILKTVRGGYDGKGVWFVRTPEDAAAPFKAGVPVLAEEKVAFVRELAANIVRSPHGQAVAYPVVESRQVDGVCDTVIAPAPDLSEALAGEAQALALRIAKELGVTGHLAVELFETTDGRILVNELAMRPHNSGHWTQDGAVTSQFANHVRAVLDLPLGDPRPRAKWTVMANVLGGDYPDMYAAYLHCMAHDPQLKIHMYGKDVKHGRKVGHVNTYGDDLDDVLERARHAADYLRGTVTA, encoded by the coding sequence GTGACGTTCCCGGTAGTCGGCATGGTCGGCGGCGGTCAGCTCGCCCGCATGACCCACGAGGCGGGTATCCCCCTCGGTATCAGATTCAAGCTCCTCAGTGACACCCCGCAGGACTCGGCGGCCCAGGTCGTGAGCGATGTCGTCATCGGCGACTATCGCGACCTGGAGACGCTGCGTGCCTTCGCGCGCGGTTGTGACGTGATCACCTTCGACCACGAGCATGTACCCATGGAGCACCTGCGGGCCCTGGAAGCGGACGGCATCCCCGTCCGCCCGGGGCCCGACGCTTTGGTGCATGCCCAGGACAAGGGGGTGATGCGCGCCAAGCTCGACGAGATCGGCGCGCCCAGCCCCCGCCACCGGATCGTGAGCGATCCGGACGACGTGGCCGCCTTCGCGGACGAGGTGGGCGGGTTCCCCGTCATCCTCAAGACCGTGCGGGGCGGGTACGACGGCAAGGGGGTGTGGTTCGTCCGCACCCCCGAGGACGCGGCGGCCCCGTTCAAGGCGGGCGTCCCGGTCCTCGCGGAGGAGAAGGTCGCGTTCGTCCGCGAGCTCGCGGCGAACATCGTCCGTTCCCCGCACGGCCAGGCGGTGGCCTATCCCGTCGTCGAGTCCCGCCAGGTGGACGGGGTCTGCGACACGGTGATCGCCCCCGCCCCGGACCTCTCGGAGGCCCTCGCGGGCGAGGCCCAAGCCCTCGCCCTGCGCATCGCCAAGGAACTCGGCGTGACCGGCCACCTGGCCGTGGAGCTGTTCGAGACCACCGACGGCCGGATCCTGGTCAACGAGCTGGCGATGCGCCCGCACAACAGCGGCCACTGGACCCAGGACGGGGCCGTGACCTCCCAGTTCGCCAACCACGTACGGGCGGTCCTGGACCTCCCGCTGGGCGACCCGCGCCCCCGCGCCAAGTGGACGGTCATGGCGAACGTGCTGGGCGGGGACTACCCCGACATGTACGCGGCGTACCTGCACTGCATGGCCCACGACCCCCAGCTGAAGATCCACATGTACGGCAAGGACGTGAAACACGGTCGCAAGGTCGGCCACGTCAACACCTACGGCGACGACCTGGACGATGTGCTGGAGCGCGCACGCCACGCTGCCGACTACCTCAGAGGAACGGTCACCGCATGA
- a CDS encoding membrane dipeptidase, with protein sequence MADLQDEPHSVGIGAEDLPAPAAAVAAGALDRAVALLAVHPVVDGCNTLVRTLHQSPYHDIETSDTGVDTDIPRLRAGGVGAQFWSLLVPSAHEDAPGDQVLSDTLDQIDTALTLMRRYPDSLCLALSADDLADARNRGRIASFLGPVPGRTLTGSLGALRAFHALGVRILAPAGAPWAQEELTAFGHEVVREANRLAILLDLTGCAPAVACRLAGASKAPVIISNTAAASLNPHPGNVTDEVLAALREANGLAMVTFDTARTGDSLHAVADHLDHVRAIAGPHGVGLGATFGTGPGHPRPTGLTDPSGYPRLIAELLERGWPESEVALLTWGNAQRVVRDAEFTARAAGHRR encoded by the coding sequence ATGGCCGACCTGCAGGATGAACCCCACTCCGTGGGCATCGGAGCCGAAGACCTCCCCGCACCCGCGGCAGCGGTGGCGGCGGGCGCCCTCGACCGGGCCGTCGCGCTGCTGGCCGTCCATCCCGTGGTCGACGGGTGCAACACCCTGGTCCGGACCCTGCACCAGAGCCCGTACCACGACATCGAGACCTCGGACACGGGCGTGGACACCGACATCCCGCGACTGCGCGCCGGGGGAGTCGGGGCCCAGTTCTGGTCCCTGCTCGTCCCGTCGGCGCACGAGGACGCACCCGGTGACCAGGTGCTCTCCGACACGCTCGACCAGATCGACACGGCGCTGACCCTGATGCGCCGCTACCCCGACAGCCTGTGCCTGGCCCTGAGCGCCGACGACCTGGCGGACGCCCGCAACCGGGGCCGCATCGCCTCGTTCCTGGGCCCGGTGCCCGGCCGCACGCTGACCGGCTCCCTGGGCGCGCTGCGCGCCTTCCACGCGCTGGGCGTACGGATCCTCGCGCCCGCGGGGGCCCCCTGGGCGCAGGAGGAGCTGACGGCCTTCGGCCACGAGGTGGTCCGCGAGGCGAACCGGCTGGCGATCCTGCTGGACCTGACGGGCTGCGCACCGGCGGTCGCCTGCCGGCTCGCGGGTGCCTCCAAGGCCCCGGTGATCATCTCGAACACGGCGGCGGCCTCGCTGAACCCGCATCCGGGGAACGTGACCGACGAGGTCCTGGCCGCGCTCCGGGAGGCGAACGGTCTCGCGATGGTCACCTTCGACACCGCGCGCACCGGGGACTCCCTGCACGCGGTGGCGGACCACCTGGACCACGTACGGGCGATCGCGGGCCCGCACGGTGTCGGACTCGGCGCCACCTTCGGCACCGGACCGGGCCACCCCCGCCCGACGGGCCTGACGGACCCCTCGGGCTATCCGAGGCTGATCGCGGAGCTGCTGGAGCGCGGCTGGCCTGAGTCCGAGGTCGCCCTGCTGACCTGGGGCAACGCCCAGCGCGTGGTCCGCGACGCGGAATTCACCGCCCGCGCCGCCGGCCACCGCCGCTGA